The proteins below come from a single Zhouia spongiae genomic window:
- the hutI gene encoding imidazolonepropionase: MTTIFINIKELLQTRPREITKVSGLQMKVLPSIKNAYLLIKDDEIIDFGEMNNTCFGIADEVVDCTGKIVLPAWVDSHTHIVYAGNREQEFVDRINGLSYEEIASRGGGILNSAEKLQNTSEEDLYKQSKKRLEEIMQLGTGAVEIKSGYGLTVEAEIKMLRVIRRLKDEYKLPIKATFLGAHAVPKEFKDNKDGYMDQIINQMLPAVSDEGLADYIDIFCEKGYFSIEDTERILEAGKKYGLRAKIHVNQFNIIGGVTTGVKYNALSVDHLEVISDDDIEVLKNSETMPVALPSCSYFLGIPYTPARKIIDAGLPLALATDFNPGSTPSGNMNFVVSTACIKMKMTPEEAINAATINAAYAMDVTETHGSITIGKKANLIVTKEIPSFGFLPYAFGTNNIDSVFINGQKI, translated from the coding sequence ATGACCACTATTTTCATAAACATAAAAGAACTATTACAAACAAGACCGAGAGAAATAACAAAAGTATCCGGTTTGCAAATGAAAGTTTTACCCAGTATAAAAAATGCATATCTGTTGATTAAGGATGATGAAATCATTGATTTTGGCGAAATGAACAACACCTGTTTCGGTATAGCAGATGAAGTCGTAGATTGTACCGGAAAAATTGTTTTGCCTGCCTGGGTAGACAGTCATACGCATATTGTATATGCAGGAAACAGGGAACAAGAATTTGTAGACCGTATTAACGGGCTATCATATGAAGAGATTGCAAGCAGAGGCGGCGGCATCCTGAATTCGGCTGAAAAACTGCAAAACACATCTGAAGAAGATCTATACAAACAATCTAAAAAGCGCCTGGAAGAAATAATGCAATTGGGTACAGGTGCAGTAGAAATAAAAAGTGGCTACGGACTTACCGTTGAAGCTGAAATAAAAATGCTGCGGGTTATCAGAAGATTAAAAGATGAATACAAATTACCGATAAAAGCTACTTTTTTAGGCGCACATGCCGTTCCTAAAGAATTTAAAGATAATAAAGATGGTTATATGGATCAGATCATCAACCAAATGCTCCCCGCTGTTTCTGATGAAGGATTAGCCGATTATATCGATATTTTCTGTGAAAAGGGTTATTTCTCTATTGAAGACACTGAACGTATACTCGAGGCCGGGAAAAAATATGGTTTAAGAGCCAAGATTCATGTTAATCAATTCAATATTATCGGTGGGGTCACTACAGGTGTTAAATACAATGCTTTGTCTGTCGATCATCTGGAGGTTATATCTGATGATGATATAGAGGTGCTGAAAAATTCTGAAACCATGCCGGTTGCCTTACCTTCGTGTTCATACTTCCTGGGCATTCCTTATACTCCGGCCAGAAAAATCATAGATGCAGGATTGCCGCTGGCATTGGCTACAGACTTTAACCCGGGATCTACACCGAGCGGAAATATGAATTTTGTTGTATCGACTGCCTGCATAAAAATGAAGATGACACCTGAAGAGGCTATCAACGCAGCCACTATAAATGCTGCTTATGCCATGGATGTAACAGAAACTCATGGAAGCATTACCATCGGAAAAAAAGCAAATCTCATTGTTACTAAAGAAATTCCTTCATTTGGTTTTTTACCCTACGCTTTCGGTACAAATAATATTGACAGCGTTTTTATAAACGGACAAAAGATATAG